The Sabethes cyaneus chromosome 3, idSabCyanKW18_F2, whole genome shotgun sequence DNA window CGAAGCAGAGCTTTCAAAAATTCTCCTAAAACAATTCTTCCGATGACGACGCCGTCTCCGCTTCCTGTTCAGTACCTGATCTGCAAATGAGCTGTTTCAAATCGCTGCTtatttactaccagaacgtacTTGGACTTCGAAATTAAATCGATGTTTTAGTCCTGTGAGAGAATCGGGCTTCGATGTAATAAACCTAATTTGACGTGAAGATTCACTCGCAACAACTAAGCGCTTTTTCTTTAGACGTGATTGGTATCAATATTCCCAACAGCAGATAATTGCTAGGCGGAAGTATGTTGGTCGCTATTTCTAGTAAGCTCAGTTGTTCCATTTTGAAAGAGTCGAAAGGTATCGCGGTTTATTTTTCCACAGCCTGACACAAATTAACCTTAATACCAAGAATCAGCCGCAGATAAGAAATCTCTGAAATAAAGAACGAAATCAAACCCTAATACCGGAATAATCTTGCGACCTGAAAAAGTGTTGTTCTCAACAGACCTCTTTCACTATTGTTTAATGTTTCACTCCAGTAAAGTAAGTTACCTACTCGATGGATGAATCAATTATGATACCAAAACACAAGAAGGATAATTAAAAACATTCGAAGCATCGCATCATAATGTTCCTGTTTTGAAGCCTTTAGTTTCGCCGAACTTTAAAGCCGCGTTTGATTAAGTTGATCACAGCAGCCACCTTGCAAGGTTCGAGTTTTCTTACCGTTCACAAATGACTACGTTCGTACCTAACACACGTATCCAAGTGATCCTCCAACTCATTCCGCAAAGTCTCCAGCATACCGTAGGGGAGCAACTTTGGACCACTGTTCTTATCTATAGTCGGGCTGCTTACTGTCAGTAAAACCGCATTCATGAAGAGAACTAAGATTTAGAATCATCAACCTCTAACAACAACCTAATAGTTTCCCATTTTCATCTCCTCTCCTTCCAGGACTCCAACAATGGGATGATCGGACTGCAGGCGGAGCTCGGTGGTCCCCCGTTGCAGCCACCGACGTCGATGATGACTTCGAACGGAGCCGGCGGTTTACCGAATGGCAATCTGCTGGCAGCAGTATCGCCCGGTGGAGCGCTTCATCATCACATTGGGCCACCACCTTCCCATCTGCATCCTCCACCACAGTCGTCGTTgagtcagcagcagcagcaacgttCCGGTGGAACGGCACGTGAAAGGGCCATGCACGCCGTGGAATACTACAATAGCAATGTGCTGCGAGCGCGAGTCGGTGCTGGGCTGGCTGGAACGCGTACTTCAGTGCACGACCGATATCCCTATATTCAGCGGCATATGGGGATGACCAGTGGAGCCAAGCTGGTGCCTCCCGGCGCGGATAATCTGTATCGAAGTAATTCGAGTTTGGAGTTGATACACGATCACGGTGGACATCACGACGTTTTACATCCGGGAGGGACCAATTTGAGACGCGAGTACGGAAGTCATGGGTCGATTGATGTCATCTCTTCCGATCGGCATCACGGAGGACAATCCACGGGCGAGAGCTTCCTAGCGATGCTAGCCGAATACAGACCGGCAGTGTTTGGGATAGATCACGCGCATCATCACGTTAGTGGAGGACATCATATACATCATGATGGTCGATCTGGTGGTTTATCTTCTGGAGAGGACAGTCTTGACCGGGGCAATGCTAGTCCTAAGCTGAGAATGAAGTTCAATAGATTGTGGTCATCGTCGGGTGCTCACGGGGGGAAAACAGCTCGTTCTCAACAGACGCAAAGTGCGTCGCTGGATGATCCGTCTATAAACGGGAATGCGTCGATGTTGTCTAATGTGAGTGCTACTTCGACTACGACCGTATCCTCTGCCGATATTGAGGAACGCCAACGACGGAGAGCGTTCGCTCATTTTGACTGCCAATCACTAACTGCCAACCTTGGTTATGCTGCCAAATTAAGAGGATTGTTGTTGGCCAGACGACGCAATACGACAACGGGTGCTTCGGCAGCGGCCACTTACGGAACGCGATCGTCCACCCCCGATGGAGACAGTATCGATGAGGATTACGGTGATGGACAGAGCAACCAATTGTTGGACAGTTGTCCTTTCTTTCGTAACGAAATCGGCGGTGAAGAGGAACGGGAAGTCAGTCTGACCCGGATGCAAAATCCACTGCCAGTTGGACAACAGCAAAGGCGGGCGATTCATCGACCGCTGCTAGCCTACGGAGTTTCCGTACTCGAGTGTGGGCCCAGCGAAACGCTGTGGAAGGCAAACACTTGTCCGTACCAAAAAGGTCCCCGGCCGATCGAACAGATCGACAACGGTGCTCTCTACTATCGGcagtttttcttcggccaagaACACCAAAACTGGTTCGGTATGGACGAACAGTTGGGGCCGGTTGCGATCTCgattaaaaaggaaaaactttCCCCGAGCCTGGTTCCCAGTCTGGCAATCCACGGCGCAGATGTGACCCCCACCGCAAACCAAACCCAACAGCATCTGTACCGGTTGATTGTACGGACCTCGGAGCTGTTGACGCTTCGGGGATCCGTTATCGAAGATTCCATTCCGAATCCACGCGGAACGGGCAAGCATGTTAGTACCAAAGAAATTCTGGAATACGTTGCGCCAGAAGTACAAATAAGTTGTTTGAGGTTAGGCGTCAGTACGCCTCAGTGCGAGCAGCAGTTGCTAAAACTGGACGAACAAGGACTAACCAACAAGTACAAGGTTGGTATTCTCTACTGCCGAGCGGGTCAATCCTCCGAGGAGGACATGTACAACAATGAAGATGCTGGACCGGCATTCAACGAATTTCTGGACACCATCGGAAACCGCGTTCGCTTGAAGGGTTTCGATCACTACAAAGCCGGCCTGGACAACAAAACGGACTCCACCGGAACGCACTCACTGTACGCCACCTATCAGGACTGTGAAATTATGTTTCACGTGTCCACGATGCTGCCTTTCACGCCAAACAATCGGCAGCAGCTGCTACGCAAACGTCACATCGGAAACGATATCGTAACAATCGTTTTCCAAGAACCGGGTGCCCTCCCGTTTACTCCAAAGAACATACGTAGCCAGTTCCAGCACGTATTCCTCATTGTGCGAGCGGTTAACCCCTGTACGGATCACACCCAGTATCGGGTGGCGGTGTCTCGCTCGAAGGAAGTTCCCGTGTTTGGGCCACCGGTCCGACCAGGCGCGCTCTATTCCAAGGGTCGTCACTTCGCCGACTTTCTGCTATCAAAGGTACTGAACGCGGAAAATGCCGCCCACCGTTCGGAGAAGTTCGCCACGATGGCAACCCGAACTCGGCAGGAGTATCTGAAGGACCTGACCAGCAACTACTGCAGTGCAACGCTGGTTGATACCGGACAAAAGTTTTCGATTTTCCCCAGTAAAAAACGGGAACGGAGTAAGCCTCGGTTCTCGGGTGATCTCACGCAGCGGGGCGCGTTCTGTTGGCAGGTTGTGCTGCACGATAGTGGCCAGTCGACGCAGGTCGATTGTTTTCTGGGTATTTCCGCGGAAACGTTTGTGCTGATTGAGGAATGTACCCGGCAGATTATTTTCGTGACGCCTTGCAAGGCGATTCTCGGGTGGTCAACCAGTCAGAATTCGTTGAGAGTTTATCATCATCAGGGTGAGTGTGTGACACTCAATATGAGAGATTCGGGAGATCGGGATGAGCAGTTGGAGGTTATCGAGCGGTTGAGAGCGGTTACCAACGGTTGTGGGGCTTTGGAGCTGAGTCTGCGAAGGAATCCGATGGGTCAGCTGGGTTTCCACGTGCAACCGGATGGTGTTGTGACGCAGGTGGAAATCTCCGGTCAGGCATGGACGGCCGGATTGAGACAGGGCTATCGGTTAGTGGAAATTTGTAAGGTAGCCGTGGCTACGTTGTCTCACGATCAGATGGTTGATTTGTTGAAAACTTCTGCCCAAGTGACGGTAACGGTGATTGAGTCGTTCGCTGATTTTAGTCCACGTCGAGGTTGTTCGCTGCAAAATTGCCGCTTTAATTCGATGAATTACGAAAGTGATTACGATACTGTACCGGAGAGGGGTGAAAAGAATGGGAAGAAGCATCTGCCGAGTGCTCAGTTGCAATCAGCAAGCCACCGGAAGAGATACGAACGGAACTTCTCTCCTCCGAGGTCCAGCAATAGCAGTGGATATGGCACGGGAAGTAGCAGTCGATCTTTTACGGCTTTGAATCCCAATGGGGTTCCAGCGAACGACCACCGGTACTGTCCGGATATGGGAACTTTAACCAGCTCGTCGAGTGGCCATTCCTCGAACGACGAACGTTGGTATGATGTGTTGGATCCTCAGCAAGAATCTACACCGGTATCGGAACCAAATAACTACCATCATCCAAAGCTTACGGCCTCCAGTAACTCACTGCCCTTAACAGGCGTAACTCCTCGACCGCTTTCCCTGCACGCAGACTCTCGGCAGCTTTTGAACAATGGCAACAACAACAGTGCCAACATTGCCCTCCTCAAGCGTTTGATTATCAATGAAAACGGTGCTCACGGTGAGAACGGATCAACCCCTGTTGAACCTCTCTACACCAGCTCAATGAAGAATCTGGCTAATCACCATCAACTGCTGAGTGCCACCGAGGAAGAAGATCGTTCCCGTAACAATTCCCCCCAGTTGAAACGATCCGCTACGACTACCAATATTTACGGTATCAACGGAGGCGGGGGCAGCAAGAAATCCCAGACAGCCCTCTGCTCAAACGGCGGTCCACTTAGTTCCAGCAGTGCTTCAAGCTCTCGCAACAACAGTCCCCGCCCCAATAGCGGAGTCGTATCCGACGCTAAACTACGACAAAAAACTGCTGCCCCACAGCGAAACAGCGTGAACTACACCGGAAGCTCTCTACAGGAAGATTTAATGAAACTGATCAATCCGGATTACATTGCGGCAGCGGCATCTAGTGACGACAATTTCAACGCCGGATCTCTGGAGAAGATGCAGAAGGGAAACCCAAACAGCCACAGTTTGGGCAACATCTCGTCCCTGGCAGCTTCCGGTGGGCTCAAGCCGATTCAGCAGCTGAGTCAAAAATCGCGCTCCCGTGAGGGCATTAATTTGGGATCGTCATCCAACAATTTGAAGGTTGCCAAAAGCAATGGTAATGTGACTGTGGTGAATGGTTGTTCGGGTTCGGCCCCGAACCAGCAACCGCCGGAGCAGGAGCCGGATGTGATTTTCACTACCGCCCGACCGGCTACGGTAATCTCGAGCACGACCAGCAATTGCTCTAGTCCGGCTAGTGAGCTGAACAGCTGCGGAAAGCAGCCGCACATGAACGAGGATCATCTGAAGATGTCACCCAGCCGAAAGCAGCAGATGTTGGCCGCAGCCGCCGTAGCTGGAGGGATCCTGAAGAGTACTATGATGACGAATGGCAACGATTCCGTTGCAGGTGGTGGTGGCAATTCTGGACCAGGCGGCAAGATCCCTCTGCCCGACATGAAAGAGATGGACTGGAGTAGCCTCGTAGATACGGCGACTAAGGCCATGACGCAGGTTAGTTTCTTTCTTCAAAACAAAATCgttttagaaattattttttttcttgttgttttAGCTCAGCGAATCTGGATCGAAGGCACACCCACAGGCGAATGTCTACTACGACGACAtcagtcaggttttgaacggcGTGgtccaacagcaacagcaactgcaacaacagcaacaacaactgCAGCTGCttaagcagcaacaacagcttCAACACTCTCAAGCGTCCGGTGCTTGCCATCAGAACGGATCCGCAACTCCCGCCTTATCCGATCTATCTTCCACGCCTAGCTCTGCCTCACCCGTTTCCACCGGAAGCGGCAGCGGTAGTAGCAGCAATGCCCAAATGATAGCCATGCAGAACAGTTCCAGTCTGCCCGAGCTGCAGAGTCAAGTTACACAGCTTTCGGATCGGGTGCTTCGCGAGCAAAGGCGACGTCGATCGCTGGAGCACGCTGTCCGACGGTTAACCGAAGAAAACCGACGCTTGCAGGACGAAAGCCAGGCGGCCGTACAGCAACTTCGCCGTTTCACCGAGTGGTTCTTTCAAACCATCGACCGGCAGTCCTAACCAATGACCGACTACAACAAGGGACCATAAAAAAAACTCATGTGCTTAACCAATAGCGTCTTCCACATTCACcttaaaaaaatatcaacacTAGAAGCAATCGCACCTTTGCTAGCAATAGCAGCAGCACCTCACAGCCATTAACaatgttttttattgtttcaaatTCTGTTCATTTTTTAACGATTCCAACTGTTATCGAATGCACGAATTCGTTTCGTCGTTTTACTGAAGACAATGAAGATGCTTAAACCGTGAAAAGACGTACGGCAATCGTCAGTCAAAAGTGAAGTGTATCTCTTGAGTGACCAAAAATATTTAATGTTAGTAAACAAACAAACCTGATAGCAAGCGAACGTaatcaaaacaaagcaaaaatttgACACCAGTTTAAAGTTTAATCACTAAGTCGAACGTAATCAATCTATTTATACACTTTTTCTACATTAAAGCAAAATATTACAATAATAATATACGAATTCACACACGAAATCACATTATATACAACATTTAATATAATCATTGCGTATTTATAACaagtaaacaaaagaaaaagctttagCTTAGACACATCAACAGCTGTGCtaactgaaaaacaaaaaaaacacgtAAATAGAAACGAAAACATACCAAATGAAACCTTATAATTGAAGTCTTGTGTACAATCTGTTAATTTAGAACCTTAAATCTGCTGCATCATGCTAGTTTATATGTATGTATTATTACTTTTACCGCCTACTTAGATGTTAAGTTGTTGTTAAACGTTCTGAAAAGAACTAGAGCTCTAGCGTCTTTTTCTTCCCCCTTAAGGCTGTCTTTCGACGTTCTAAATATTTAAGCTACTTAACATCAATCTATGTACATTACACGGAACACAAAGAAATGATGCCTCTAActctatagatagtttttagtTTGGTAAACGTTTACTCTAGCCCTATGATAGCGTATTAGGGTCGGCTGAAGCTACATACATATAAGCGGACCAGTTTGTGCTAAATAAAGCAATAAGCGTCCTCCGGACGCCCTTCTAGTTTACGAtaaacatacacatatacaaacacaaacacacgcAGGTATCACGAAACAGTTTTGATCAAATTTAGTTGACACACCTAGAAATAATAAAATGCAAAAGATATTAAACTTGCAGTTTTCGCGGAAATCTGTCTGATTTACAGTGAACATACGCATAGGTAACTCACAAGCTCGGTActactttttctatttttgctaaaatccattttaaattttaatcagTGCAAGTTGAAGCATGTTTGAACAGCTTTAAATGCAGTTCCTgagcaaaatggaaaaaatgacCCCAAAGAATATTTCAAAGAAGTTTTCAGAAGCGAGAATGAACTACCTATTTTACTCTTTATTAAGCGCACGTTTGTCTGCAGCTGCACTGACAAGGACTAAAGCTGATGTCTGTGTCA harbors:
- the LOC128741691 gene encoding signal-induced proliferation-associated 1-like protein 1 isoform X3, which codes for MIGLQAELGGPPLQPPTSMMTSNGAGGLPNGNLLAAVSPGGALHHHIGPPPSHLHPPPQSSLSQQQQQRSGGTARERAMHAVEYYNSNVLRARVGAGLAGTRTSVHDRYPYIQRHMGMTSGAKLVPPGADNLYRSNSSLELIHDHGGHHDVLHPGGTNLRREYGSHGSIDVISSDRHHGGQSTGESFLAMLAEYRPAVFGIDHAHHHVSGGHHIHHDGRSGGLSSGEDSLDRGNASPKLRMKFNRLWSSSGAHGGKTARSQQTQSASLDDPSINGNASMLSNVSATSTTTVSSADIEERQRRRAFAHFDCQSLTANLGYAAKLRGLLLARRRNTTTGASAAATYGTRSSTPDGDSIDEDYGDGQSNQLLDSCPFFRNEIGGEEEREVSLTRMQNPLPVGQQQRRAIHRPLLAYGVSVLECGPSETLWKANTCPYQKGPRPIEQIDNGALYYRQFFFGQEHQNWFGMDEQLGPVAISIKKEKLSPSLVPSLAIHGADVTPTANQTQQHLYRLIVRTSELLTLRGSVIEDSIPNPRGTGKHVSTKEILEYVAPEVQISCLRLGVSTPQCEQQLLKLDEQGLTNKYKVGILYCRAGQSSEEDMYNNEDAGPAFNEFLDTIGNRVRLKGFDHYKAGLDNKTDSTGTHSLYATYQDCEIMFHVSTMLPFTPNNRQQLLRKRHIGNDIVTIVFQEPGALPFTPKNIRSQFQHVFLIVRAVNPCTDHTQYRVAVSRSKEVPVFGPPVRPGALYSKGRHFADFLLSKVLNAENAAHRSEKFATMATRTRQEYLKDLTSNYCSATLVDTGQKFSIFPSKKRERSKPRFSGDLTQRGAFCWQVVLHDSGQSTQVDCFLGISAETFVLIEECTRQIIFVTPCKAILGWSTSQNSLRVYHHQGECVTLNMRDSGDRDEQLEVIERLRAVTNGCGALELSLRRNPMGQLGFHVQPDGVVTQVEISGQAWTAGLRQGYRLVEICKVAVATLSHDQMVDLLKTSAQVTVTVIESFADFSPRRGCSLQNCRFNSMNYESDYDTVPERGEKNGKKHLPSAQLQSASHRKRYERNFSPPRSSNSSGYGTGSSSRSFTALNPNGVPANDHRYCPDMGTLTSSSSGHSSNDERWYDVLDPQQESTPVSEPNNYHHPKLTASSNSLPLTGVTPRPLSLHADSRQLLNNGNNNSANIALLKRLIINENGAHGENGSTPVEPLYTSSMKNLANHHQLLSATEEEDRSRNNSPQLKRSATTTNIYGINGGGGSKKSQTALCSNGGPLSSSSASSSRNNSPRPNSGVVSDAKLRQKTAAPQRNSVNYTGSSLQEDLMKLINPDYIAAAASSDDNFNAGSLEKMQKGNPNSHSLGNISSLAASGGLKPIQQLSQKSRSREGINLGSSSNNLKVAKSNGNVTVVNGCSGSAPNQQPPEQEPDVIFTTARPATVISSTTSNCSSPASELNSCGKQPHMNEDHLKMSPSRKQQMLAAAAVAGGILKSTMMTNGNDSVAGGGGNSGPGGKIPLPDMKEMDWSSLVDTATKAMTQLSESGSKAHPQANVYYDDISQVLNGVVQQQQQLQQQQQQLQLLKQQQQLQHSQASGACHQNGSATPALSDLSSTPSSASPVSTGSGSGSSSNAQMIAMQNSSSLPELQSQVTQLSDRVLREQRRRRSLEHAVRRLTEENRRLQDESQAAVQQLRRFTEWFFQTIDRQS
- the LOC128741691 gene encoding signal-induced proliferation-associated 1-like protein 1 isoform X1 is translated as MYHRSRAASVHYPIEKKTKDSNNGMIGLQAELGGPPLQPPTSMMTSNGAGGLPNGNLLAAVSPGGALHHHIGPPPSHLHPPPQSSLSQQQQQRSGGTARERAMHAVEYYNSNVLRARVGAGLAGTRTSVHDRYPYIQRHMGMTSGAKLVPPGADNLYRSNSSLELIHDHGGHHDVLHPGGTNLRREYGSHGSIDVISSDRHHGGQSTGESFLAMLAEYRPAVFGIDHAHHHVSGGHHIHHDGRSGGLSSGEDSLDRGNASPKLRMKFNRLWSSSGAHGGKTARSQQTQSASLDDPSINGNASMLSNVSATSTTTVSSADIEERQRRRAFAHFDCQSLTANLGYAAKLRGLLLARRRNTTTGASAAATYGTRSSTPDGDSIDEDYGDGQSNQLLDSCPFFRNEIGGEEEREVSLTRMQNPLPVGQQQRRAIHRPLLAYGVSVLECGPSETLWKANTCPYQKGPRPIEQIDNGALYYRQFFFGQEHQNWFGMDEQLGPVAISIKKEKLSPSLVPSLAIHGADVTPTANQTQQHLYRLIVRTSELLTLRGSVIEDSIPNPRGTGKHVSTKEILEYVAPEVQISCLRLGVSTPQCEQQLLKLDEQGLTNKYKVGILYCRAGQSSEEDMYNNEDAGPAFNEFLDTIGNRVRLKGFDHYKAGLDNKTDSTGTHSLYATYQDCEIMFHVSTMLPFTPNNRQQLLRKRHIGNDIVTIVFQEPGALPFTPKNIRSQFQHVFLIVRAVNPCTDHTQYRVAVSRSKEVPVFGPPVRPGALYSKGRHFADFLLSKVLNAENAAHRSEKFATMATRTRQEYLKDLTSNYCSATLVDTGQKFSIFPSKKRERSKPRFSGDLTQRGAFCWQVVLHDSGQSTQVDCFLGISAETFVLIEECTRQIIFVTPCKAILGWSTSQNSLRVYHHQGECVTLNMRDSGDRDEQLEVIERLRAVTNGCGALELSLRRNPMGQLGFHVQPDGVVTQVEISGQAWTAGLRQGYRLVEICKVAVATLSHDQMVDLLKTSAQVTVTVIESFADFSPRRGCSLQNCRFNSMNYESDYDTVPERGEKNGKKHLPSAQLQSASHRKRYERNFSPPRSSNSSGYGTGSSSRSFTALNPNGVPANDHRYCPDMGTLTSSSSGHSSNDERWYDVLDPQQESTPVSEPNNYHHPKLTASSNSLPLTGVTPRPLSLHADSRQLLNNGNNNSANIALLKRLIINENGAHGENGSTPVEPLYTSSMKNLANHHQLLSATEEEDRSRNNSPQLKRSATTTNIYGINGGGGSKKSQTALCSNGGPLSSSSASSSRNNSPRPNSGVVSDAKLRQKTAAPQRNSVNYTGSSLQEDLMKLINPDYIAAAASSDDNFNAGSLEKMQKGNPNSHSLGNISSLAASGGLKPIQQLSQKSRSREGINLGSSSNNLKVAKSNGNVTVVNGCSGSAPNQQPPEQEPDVIFTTARPATVISSTTSNCSSPASELNSCGKQPHMNEDHLKMSPSRKQQMLAAAAVAGGILKSTMMTNGNDSVAGGGGNSGPGGKIPLPDMKEMDWSSLVDTATKAMTQLSESGSKAHPQANVYYDDISQVLNGVVQQQQQLQQQQQQLQLLKQQQQLQHSQASGACHQNGSATPALSDLSSTPSSASPVSTGSGSGSSSNAQMIAMQNSSSLPELQSQVTQLSDRVLREQRRRRSLEHAVRRLTEENRRLQDESQAAVQQLRRFTEWFFQTIDRQS
- the LOC128741691 gene encoding signal-induced proliferation-associated 1-like protein 1 isoform X2; translation: MLKNILSILADSNNGMIGLQAELGGPPLQPPTSMMTSNGAGGLPNGNLLAAVSPGGALHHHIGPPPSHLHPPPQSSLSQQQQQRSGGTARERAMHAVEYYNSNVLRARVGAGLAGTRTSVHDRYPYIQRHMGMTSGAKLVPPGADNLYRSNSSLELIHDHGGHHDVLHPGGTNLRREYGSHGSIDVISSDRHHGGQSTGESFLAMLAEYRPAVFGIDHAHHHVSGGHHIHHDGRSGGLSSGEDSLDRGNASPKLRMKFNRLWSSSGAHGGKTARSQQTQSASLDDPSINGNASMLSNVSATSTTTVSSADIEERQRRRAFAHFDCQSLTANLGYAAKLRGLLLARRRNTTTGASAAATYGTRSSTPDGDSIDEDYGDGQSNQLLDSCPFFRNEIGGEEEREVSLTRMQNPLPVGQQQRRAIHRPLLAYGVSVLECGPSETLWKANTCPYQKGPRPIEQIDNGALYYRQFFFGQEHQNWFGMDEQLGPVAISIKKEKLSPSLVPSLAIHGADVTPTANQTQQHLYRLIVRTSELLTLRGSVIEDSIPNPRGTGKHVSTKEILEYVAPEVQISCLRLGVSTPQCEQQLLKLDEQGLTNKYKVGILYCRAGQSSEEDMYNNEDAGPAFNEFLDTIGNRVRLKGFDHYKAGLDNKTDSTGTHSLYATYQDCEIMFHVSTMLPFTPNNRQQLLRKRHIGNDIVTIVFQEPGALPFTPKNIRSQFQHVFLIVRAVNPCTDHTQYRVAVSRSKEVPVFGPPVRPGALYSKGRHFADFLLSKVLNAENAAHRSEKFATMATRTRQEYLKDLTSNYCSATLVDTGQKFSIFPSKKRERSKPRFSGDLTQRGAFCWQVVLHDSGQSTQVDCFLGISAETFVLIEECTRQIIFVTPCKAILGWSTSQNSLRVYHHQGECVTLNMRDSGDRDEQLEVIERLRAVTNGCGALELSLRRNPMGQLGFHVQPDGVVTQVEISGQAWTAGLRQGYRLVEICKVAVATLSHDQMVDLLKTSAQVTVTVIESFADFSPRRGCSLQNCRFNSMNYESDYDTVPERGEKNGKKHLPSAQLQSASHRKRYERNFSPPRSSNSSGYGTGSSSRSFTALNPNGVPANDHRYCPDMGTLTSSSSGHSSNDERWYDVLDPQQESTPVSEPNNYHHPKLTASSNSLPLTGVTPRPLSLHADSRQLLNNGNNNSANIALLKRLIINENGAHGENGSTPVEPLYTSSMKNLANHHQLLSATEEEDRSRNNSPQLKRSATTTNIYGINGGGGSKKSQTALCSNGGPLSSSSASSSRNNSPRPNSGVVSDAKLRQKTAAPQRNSVNYTGSSLQEDLMKLINPDYIAAAASSDDNFNAGSLEKMQKGNPNSHSLGNISSLAASGGLKPIQQLSQKSRSREGINLGSSSNNLKVAKSNGNVTVVNGCSGSAPNQQPPEQEPDVIFTTARPATVISSTTSNCSSPASELNSCGKQPHMNEDHLKMSPSRKQQMLAAAAVAGGILKSTMMTNGNDSVAGGGGNSGPGGKIPLPDMKEMDWSSLVDTATKAMTQLSESGSKAHPQANVYYDDISQVLNGVVQQQQQLQQQQQQLQLLKQQQQLQHSQASGACHQNGSATPALSDLSSTPSSASPVSTGSGSGSSSNAQMIAMQNSSSLPELQSQVTQLSDRVLREQRRRRSLEHAVRRLTEENRRLQDESQAAVQQLRRFTEWFFQTIDRQS